In Halolamina litorea, the genomic window CTCGCCATCCGCTCGGGGACGCTCATCTCCTCTTTCTGTTTGGGGGTGAGCGTCTTCGTCGTCCAGACCTCCTCGCCGGTGTAGCGGTCGATGGCGACGAGGCTGTTGTCGTGGGTGCCGAGGAACACCTTGTCCTGATACACCGACACGCCGCGGTTCGCGTGGGCCAGCCCCTTCGTATCGTCGTTGGCGTAGGCGAAGCGCCAGTACTCCTCGCCGGTGCGGGCGTTGACCGCGCGGACCTCCTGTGGGTTGGCCTGCGTGTAGTAGAGCACCGGCGGGTCGCCCGGGACGACCAGCGGCTCGGTCTGGTTGCCGGTGTAGTCGTCGATGTTGTACTCGGGGCTCAGGTCGCCGACGTTGTCGGGGGTGATCCGCGAGGCGGGCGCGAAGCCGATCTGCTCGTGGCCCTTGTTGTGGTGGAGCCAGCCGTTCGGGTTCGCGATGTCCTCCCGGAGCATCCGGTCGGTCACGTCCTCGCCGGGCACCTCCTGCTGGAACGTCCGGACGTTCTCGTCGGGCAGTTCCTCGGGCGGTACCTCCTCCTCCTCGTACTCGCGGTCGTCGACCGCGGAGCGGATGATGTCTGTTGGGTGCATCGTCTCAGTTCCCGTGGCTGGCTCGTCGCAGGTCGGTTCGTCGCTCGGCGCGCATCTCCTCGGAGATCCAGTAGGCGTCCTGCGGGAGCAGGCCCTGTGCGATGGCCTGGACCGCGAAGCCGGTCGAGAGCAGCGCCGTCAGGTCGCTCCCGCTCACGTCGGCGCCGCCGCCGAGGGCCTTGGCCCCCTCGGCCATCAGTTGGAAGCCGGCGGCCATCGACTGCCCGTGCCACGTCGCGTCGGCGACGATCTCGTCGGTCAGCAGTACCTTGTGGGTGAACAGGTGGTGATCGAGGTCCTTCAGCCAGAGCAGCGCCCCGCCGGCGGCGCCGCGGGTCATCGTCGGGATGTACTCGCCGAACTCGATCTCGGCCCGCGGGATCTCGTCGGTCGCGATCCAGTGGTGTTCGCTGAGTTCCTCGGCGTTGGCGACGACCTCGCTCAGCAGGTCGACGCCGGCGCCGTCGTCGAGGCCCATCCCCGACAGCGGCTCGGCCAGCGCCGCGGAACCGGCGAAGGCGCCGACGGCCGACTGCAGGAACGCGGGGTCGAACCCGGGCAGGTGTTCCGTGGTGCTCTCGAAGAAGCCGACCTCGACGAGGTGGTCGTAGATCGGCCGGCCCGCCTCCTCGACGGCGGCGAACTCGTAGCGCGGCTCGCCCGTCGGCAGCCCGCGTTCGGGCACCGCCGTGAGCTCACTCGCCGCCTCGGCGACTGCGGGCTGCTGGCTCGCGATCAGGTCGGCATCGATCGAGCCAGTGAGGTCGGCCCTGATCGACTCGCCCACTGCGGCGAGGTCGCTCGCCGCGTTCGCGCTCATCGCGTCCCGGACCGCTCCGAGACCTGTCCCGCCGGCCGCGACGGCGCCGCCGACGCCGAGGGCCTTGAGGAACTCCCGGCGGTCGTCGTCGTCGACGTACCGTGCATTGCTGTGTGTTACCATCGTCCCGTGCTACTTCGGTAGCGCTCTTGAAAAAACTACGGCAGAACAGACAGAGACTAAAACAGTACGTCTGAGTGTTTATTCACAACCAACAGTTAGCGCTCCCGCAGTAGCCACACCGCGAGCACCAGCCACGGGAGCGCCGCCAGCAGGCCGACCGGCGTCGGGCCGAGGAGGGTGTTCGGCTGGCCGGCGACGAACAGGGTGGCCACCCCGGCGATGGCGTTGATCGCGCCGTGGCCGATGCTGGCGGGCCAGACGCTCCCCTCGCGCTCGGTCAGCGCGGCGAGGAACGCCCCGGCGCCGACCGTGAAGCCGAGGAAGGCGAGCATCCCGGTCCACGGGAAGCCGGTGTAGCCGAAGCCGTAGTTG contains:
- a CDS encoding twin-arginine translocation signal domain-containing protein, which encodes MVTHSNARYVDDDDRREFLKALGVGGAVAAGGTGLGAVRDAMSANAASDLAAVGESIRADLTGSIDADLIASQQPAVAEAASELTAVPERGLPTGEPRYEFAAVEEAGRPIYDHLVEVGFFESTTEHLPGFDPAFLQSAVGAFAGSAALAEPLSGMGLDDGAGVDLLSEVVANAEELSEHHWIATDEIPRAEIEFGEYIPTMTRGAAGGALLWLKDLDHHLFTHKVLLTDEIVADATWHGQSMAAGFQLMAEGAKALGGGADVSGSDLTALLSTGFAVQAIAQGLLPQDAYWISEEMRAERRTDLRRASHGN